Proteins co-encoded in one Arachis stenosperma cultivar V10309 chromosome 7, arast.V10309.gnm1.PFL2, whole genome shotgun sequence genomic window:
- the LOC130940107 gene encoding glutamate receptor 2.8-like produces MVKIVLGTAIEVNKGIVGVVADYNDRSGKEEIVAIKMALEDFYHYTNRSFALHIRDSHGDPLKAALAARDLIDKEQVQAIIGPQTWEETTLIAELCNQNMTPLLSLADVTPNWATSKWPFMVQTSPNALKQIKAVSAIVQSWDWYSVNIIYEDKDASSTESLSNIYLALTEAGITISNLLSVPPFPSSSLSKDLENLREGHCRVFVVASLSLNLAINLFETASKMDMVGKDYVWIITDPFTSLVHSLNASTISSMQGIIGVKSYFQENGKKHEDFYRKFRRKFSLDYPQELNNEPGTFAAHAYDAAWTLALAMSQTNNNEGGKFLMNKILHSNFLGLKGRIQFNDHTLDPTQTFQIINVIGKGYKEIGFWSNGLGFSSNIGQHDVSYSSSMKELGQVMWPGRPWETPRGWALPTIEKPLRVGVPALSTLKQFINITHDQFQGFTIDLFKATMDLMPYHVPYKFYAFNDTYDELVRQIYLKNFDAVIDVTIISYRYQYAEFTQPYTDPGVVMVVPLKSKTGHRAWLFVKPFTKTMWILIVLVIIYNVFVLWMLERNHFCELKGSILKQYGNIAWLAMTPLVNLNDIGDKLHNNLSRVAMVVWLFVALIIMQTYTANLTSMLTVERLEPTIGDVDQLRNNNAMVGYSTGSFLKNYLHDVLHFNPANIRQFRSHEEFAEALRRKEIAAVFIEVPGAKIFLAKYCKEFIQAGPMYKIGGFGFAFPQGSPYLPLVNKALLDLFESGKQRELENRMLASEKCEESEPDTETASLSPNSFWALFTLTAGTSTIALLIYVTGTNWLTSAVIEQLGQAKRRLSRKDSHVAESPVNSPHSDSHVMQLPQA; encoded by the exons ATGGTTAAAATAGTGTTAGGAACAGCAATTGAAGTGAATAAGGGCATAGTAGGAGTTGTTGCAGACTATAATGATAGAAGTGGAAAAGAGGAAATAGTGGCTATTAAGATGGCATTGGAGGATTTCTATCATTACACCAATCGAAGCTTTGCTCTTCACATAAGGGACTCTCATGGGGATCCCCTTAAAGCTGCTCTTGCAG CAAGGGACCTTATTGACAAAGAGCAAGTGCAAGCAATTATAGGTCCACAAACATGGGAAGAAACAACATTAATAGCTGAACTTTGCAACCAAAACATGACACCTCTTCTATCCTTAGCAGATGTAACTCCAAATTGGGCAACATCAAAATGGCCCTTCATGGTTCAAACTTCACCTAATgcattaaaacaaataaaagcaGTATCTGCTATTGTTCAATCATGGGATTGGTACAGTGTCAACATAATTTATGAAGACAAAGATGCTTCATCCACAGAATCTTTATCCAATATCTATTTAGCACTCACTGAAGCAGGTATCACAATAAGTAATCTCTTGAGTGTTCCtccttttccttcctcttcatTGTCCAAAGATCTTGAGAATCTTAGAGAAGGCCATTGTAGAGTCTTTGTTGTTGCTAGTTTGTCCCTCAATTTGGCCATAAACCTCTTCGAAACTGCGTCGAAAATGGATATGGTTGGGAAGGACTATGTTTGGATCATTACTGACCCTTTTACAAGCCTTGTTCATTCCTTAAATGCTTCAACTATCTCCTCAATGCAAGGAATCATTGGAGTCAAGAGCTATTTCCAAGAAAATGGGAAAAAACATGAGGATTTCTACCGGAAATTTCGTCGAAAATTTAGCCTAGATTACCCTCAAGAACTCAACAATGAGCCAGGAACTTTTGCAGCACATGCTTATGATGCTGCATGGACTCTGGCTCTAGCCATGAGTCAAACCAACAATAATGAAGGTGGAAAATTCCTGATGAACAAGATTTTGCATAGTAATTTTCTTGGACTAAAGGGAAGAATTCAATTCAATGATCATACCTTAGATCCTACACAgacttttcaaatcatcaatgTGATTGGGAAGGGATACAAGGAGATTGGTTTTTGGTCAAATGGACTTGGATTTTCAAGCAATATTGGTCAACATGATGTTAGTTATAGTTCTTCAATGAAGGAACTAGGACAGGTTATGTGGCCAGGTAGACCTTGGGAAACTCCAAGAGGGTGGGCCCTACCAACAATTGAGAAGCCATTAAGAGTTGGGGTCCCTGCTTTGTCCACATTGAAGCAATTTATAAACATAACTCATGATCAATTCCAGGGATTCACTATTGATCTTTTCAAAGCAACTATGGACTTGATGCCCTACCATGTTCCATACAAGTTCTATGCTTTCAATGATACTTATGATGAGTTGGTGAGACAAATTTATTTGAAG AATTTTGATGCAGTAATTGATGTAACAATAATCTCGTACCGGTACCAGTATGCCGAATTCACTCAGCCATACACTGATCCTGGAGTGGTGATGGTAGTCCCTTTGAAATCAAAAACAGGACACAGAGCTTGGCTGTTTGTGAAGCCTTTCACAAAGACAATGTGGATCCTAATAGTGTTAGTGATTATCTACAATGTCTTTGTTTTATGGATGCTAGAAAGAAATCATTTCTGTGAACTCAAGGGCTCCATACTCAAACAATATGGCAACATTGCTTGGTTGGCAATGACCCCTCTCGTTAACTTAAATG ACATAGGAGATAAATTACACAACAATTTATCAAGGGTGGCTATGGTGGTGTGGCTATTTGTGGCACTCATTATAATGCAGACATACACAGCCAACTTAACCAGCATGCTAACAGTTGAAAGACTTGAACCAACAATAGGTGATGTTGATCAGTTAAGAAATAACAATGCCATGGTTGGATACAGTACTGGATCTTTCTTGAAAAATTATCTTCATGATGTTCTACACTTTAACCCTGCAAACATAAGGCAATTTAGATCACATGAAGAGTTCGCTGAAGCtctcagaagaaaagaaatagcaGCTGTCTTTATTGAAGTTCCTGGGGCCAAGATTTTCCTTGCAAAGTACTGTAAAGAGTTTATTCAAGCCGGGCCTATGTATAAAATCGGAGGATTCGGTTTC GCTTTTCCGCAAGGATCTCCATACCTTCCACTTGTGAACAAAGCACTGTTGGATTTATTTGAATCCGGAAAACAGAGGGAACTGGAGAACAGAATGCTTGCATCAGAGAAATGTGAAGAGTCTGAACCGGACACCGAAACTGCCAGTCTTAGCCCAAACAGCTTCTGGGCCTTGTTCACTTTGACAGCAGGTACATCAACAATTGCCCTCTTGATTTATGTCACCGGCACCAATTGGTTAACCTCCGCGGTGATTGAACAATTGGGACAAGCCAAGAGACGACTCTCAAGAAAAGATAGTCATGTTGCAGAAAGTCCTGTGAATTCTCCACATTCAGATTCACATGTTATGCAACTTCCTCAAGCTTGA
- the LOC130941812 gene encoding basic leucine zipper 61-like: MAQLPPKIPIIPQNWTPFHLQKPLSNSTMSSFIPNSNATATSNNNSSSSVQPQQLLSSSTTSWVDEFLDFSSSRRGAHRRSASDSVAFLESPMFFDRLDDDQLMSMFSDDVAAVAMQHPPPLSSASDPSSPSSDQTSNNDEKPAAMALDIAPPLLMHEHNDNHVMKLKNEAVEEESFGKNEEAAATGTVETIVDPKRVKRILANRQSAQRSRVRKLQYISELERSVTTLQTEVSALSPRVAFLDHQRLILNVDNSALKQRIAALAQDKIFKDAHQEALKKEIERLRQIYHQQQNNNSSLHTPTMACNNNINNDNNKEQLLS; encoded by the exons ATGGCACAGTTACCTCCTAAAATACCAATAATACCCCAGAATTGGACGCCTTTTCACCTCCAAAAACCACTATCAAATTCCACAATGTCAAGTTTCATCCCAAATTCAAATGCAACGGCAACGTCTAATAACAATTCTTCATCTTCGGTTCAACCACAGCAATTGCTGTCGTCATCGACAACGTCATGGGTTGACGAGTTCCTCGACTTCTCGTCATCGCGGCGGGGCGCGCACCGCCGCTCCGCAAGCGACTCCGTGGCGTTCTTGGAGTCTCCCATGTTCTTTGACAGGCTGGACGATGACCAGCTCATGTCAATGTTCTCCGACGACGTTGCAGCTGTGGCGATGCAGCATCCGCCGCCGCTGTCGTCCGCATCCGATCCGTCATCGCCGTCGTCGGACCAGACGAGTAACAACGATGAGAAGCCAGCGGCAATGGCGCTGGACATTGCACCACCATTATTAATGCACGAACATAACGATAATCACGTGATGAAGCTTAAGAATGAAGCCGTTGAGGAAGAAAGCTTCGGCAAAAATGAGGAGGCGGCTGCCACCGGCACCGTTGAAACCATCGTTGATCCAAAGAGAGTCAAAAG AATTTTGGCTAATCGGCAATCAGCTCAGAGGTCAAGGGTGAGAAAGCTACAATACATTTCTGAACTTGAAAGGAGTGTAACAACATTGCAG ACGGAGGTATCAGCATTGTCACCAAGGGTAGCATTTTTGGACCACCAACGTTTGATTCTTAATGTCGACAATAGTGCATTGAAGCAACGCATTGCTGCTTTGGCTCAAGACAAGATTTTCAAAGACG CTCATCAAGAAGCACTGAAGAAGGAAATAGAAAGACTTAGACAAATCTATCACCAGCAGCAGAACAACAATTCATCTCTTCATACTCCAACAATGGcatgtaataataatattaataatgacAATAATAAGGAACAGCTCCTAAGTTGA